A genome region from Cyprinus carpio isolate SPL01 chromosome B23, ASM1834038v1, whole genome shotgun sequence includes the following:
- the LOC109078881 gene encoding tetraspanin-31, which produces MVCGGFTCSKNALCSLNVVYMLVGLLLIVVAAWRKGFGIVSSIHIIGGVIAVGFFLLLIAIVGLIGAVHHHQVMLFFYMVILFIVFLFQFGVSCSCLAMNQGQQEKLLNSSWGIMNNDTRISLEKRLDCCGLFNDTQSQGVFVSDLNLCDAPCVKKSPCLTCGEKMLQHSSEALKILGGVGLFFSFTEILGVWLAMRYRNQKDPRANPSAFL; this is translated from the exons ATGGTGTGCGGAGGATTTACGTGCTCGAAAAACGCCCTCTGTTCGCTAAATGTAGTTTATATG cTGGTGGGTCTCCTGTTGATTGTCGTAGCAGCATGGAGGAAAGGCTTTGGCATTGTCTCCAGCATCCACATCATCGGCGGCGTGATTGCCGTGGGCTTCTTTCTGCTGCTGATCGCCATTGTGGGACTCATTGGAGCCGTCCATCATCACCAAGTCATGCTTTTCTTT TACATGGTCATTCTCTTCATTGTGTTCCTCTTCCAGTTTGGAGTTTCCTGTTCTTGTCTGGCCATGAACCAGGGTCAACAG GAGAAGCTGCTGAATTCATCCTGGGGAATAATGAATAACGATACAAGAATCAGCCTTGAGAAGAGGCTGGACTGCTGTGGCCTGTTCAACGATACGCAGAGCCAGGGAGTGTTTGTGTCTGACTTAAACCTCTGTGATGCT CCATGTGTAAAAAAGAGCCCCTGCCTCACTTGCGGTGAAAAGATGCTCCAACATTCATCAGAAGCTTTGAAGATCCTTGGAGGAGTCGGCCTCTTTTTCAGCTTTACAGAG ATCTTAGGAGTTTGGCTGGCCATGCGCTACAGGAACCAAAAGGACCCGAGAGCGAACCCCAGTGCATTCTTATAG